A window of Rhipicephalus microplus isolate Deutch F79 chromosome X, USDA_Rmic, whole genome shotgun sequence genomic DNA:
ATAGGGAGGCATGGAGCGTTCTCGGTCAGCACGCATCTGTTTTGTTAAAAGACCCTGAAGCATGTGTATTTCCTAAAGTGGACTaactttgtgtttcttttttttctttttgacaaaAGCTTGCATCGCTGTAGCACAAGCTGCAAAAGTCCAGACGAGGGTAAGTCCGCTATGTAAATGCTCCTGTGTTTCTTCAGCCTTTGTGTTATTGGAAGACACTTGAAAGGGCAGGCTAATTCTGGCCGCGGTTGACCTAAGGTACAGCATTAGCCTTCCACTGTGCTTTAAATTGTTGTACGTCATTGAGCTTCAGTTGTTCAGTGCATGCCAAGTGCCCCTGTATCACCGAACTTTTTGGTAGAATTTGACATGGGCACTTGTATTTCGTAAAAAAATGAGGAAACATAGgggatttgtatttttttttagaatgctCTATTGGCGCTCGTACACTAAGCGCCTTTGTCGTTGAGTCGTCCCGAACCATTCACGAGAATATTAAGTAACCATATATACACAAAGCACCGGATGCCAATCTGTCAATTTTTAATGCAGTCATTTGttaaatatttattattaaagGAGGCCATGACGTGTAAAATTGACCGTTCTGTGTTCGAGCTTTCGGAGCGGATAGTTCTGTATGAAGAAACTAGCAGCATGCTGAGTGAGGTTCAGGAATTATTACGTTCTTGACACGATTTGACATGGTGTCGAATGCAATGTGAATTGAGTTTTTTTCACTTATCTGGCTTTGCGTTCAGACCCGTCGTGCGGCGTACGAGCTACCCGATGGCGTAGAGTTCGTGGTCGGCGGTGTGCAGACGACCTTCCAGTGCGAGAGGAGCGGCTACTTCGCTGATGTCAGCAACAACTGCCAGCTGTTCCACATCTGCAACGAGATCTATAAGGAGGACGGCTCGGTCGAACTGCAGCAGTACAGCTTCTTCTGCGGCAACCAGACCGTGTTCAACCAGCTGAGCCTGACGTGCGCCCATCCCGAGGAGTCAGTGCCGTGCCAGAATGCCCCCGACTTCTTTTACATCAACGACAACATCGGCCGTCTCGA
This region includes:
- the LOC119176943 gene encoding uncharacterized protein LOC119176943 produces the protein MKIYIVLACIAVAQAAKVQTRTRRAAYELPDGVEFVVGGVQTTFQCERSGYFADVSNNCQLFHICNEIYKEDGSVELQQYSFFCGNQTVFNQLSLTCAHPEESVPCQNAPDFFYINDNIGRLDAPAHTEDDLQRAAPLVPGFQQQQSFAAASNRLETKVNPQK